The genomic region tATATGTGCGCTGACCGATTATATGTGAAGAACAGCACTATTGTTTGTGTGATATTGTTTAATAACATGCAGTGTTTTTTGATTCAGGTTTAAAAATACTCACATCAGCTGCTGCAATAGCCAGTACCGTAGCTATGTATCACCGCAGCATGCGTGCATTTCTTCAAGAAAAACGCAAGATGAGCTGGATCTCCACTGGTGTCTACTTCCTGTGGAACTTGTTGCTGATCATTCCCCGTGTTTCTGCTCTGGCACTCTTTTGCACTGTATTGCCATGCTATATCATAGCTCACTTCCTGTCTTTGTGGATGCTGCTGGTTTTAGGGGCCTGGAGCCAGAAAACAAATCTCATGGAACATTCTGGTTGGGAATGGTTCTACAGAGCTACTGTTGGAATCATTTGGTACTTCAGCTGGTTTAACATATCAACAGGAAGCATAAAATTAAAGACTGTTCTCTATTATTGTGTCATGGGGTTGGACACATTGATGCTGCTGGGATTCTGGTGCTGGAAGGTGTTTGAGTATACAGGCTGTTGGAGATCCTTAAATCCTTACATTGTAATCCCGATATTAGTAGTTTTGTACATTTCGGGAATTATATTGAAAATGATATACTACAGATGGTTTCATCCTAACTGTGACGAACAGAAATTAGCTATACCCAGTGAAGAACAGAATGATAGACAAGCTGCAGCACTGAATGGCGATGAGACAGACTCCCTGGAAGCTTCACCTAAAGCTAGAGCTGCAGTTCCTGCTCAACCTGTCACTGGAATTCTCAAGAGGGGAAGGGCCATGGCTGCTAATTTCTATCACTAGTTATTGGTTCAGTTTTCTGGTTCAGTTCTatcataaattatttaaatgtaattaaaatgttatttataataaaaaatattttatacacGGAATACATtgtttgtacaaaaaaaaaaaaaaacaatttttatatagttttttttctgttgtatataattttctgaaaagatataaaaatatatatttgataaatgttttttatatttattattaaaaaacaaaacactttgaataaataataaagaatgAATAATACAGATTTTCTGTTTGACCCATAACCTGCATGCAACATGCTTttatatggaagtaaattaatgccgaatgtttttgaaataaaaaacttgttgaattgctctaactgaaaaaaaaatatgcattacattagctgtacttgcatttagatgcactgtatttttaaggcttgcatttttatgggatgaaattcaacacagtcgtatatttaagctgtgaatatttcaattaaaaatatttcacacacattttcattattaaaaattaaataattcatattcacatttcaaatttcacttccaagatatttattctgtttaaaaatacaacctataaaattcgactagcaattttcagtccattttatttcactttacaaattcgcttccacaaattcagtggctcaaattcggcagaaaattcaacatttcacatccgggaactgcaggaagagcagtagagtgccgatgcatcatctctatctgctgttagtcttcttcaccagcaggtgccgctagcggctctttaggaagaccaaagcaacgctagtaagtcattcattcataaaaacagatttacagaaattgagcaagcggtaagtgaatgtgtgatgattatcagggccagtataaatgcagaaaagctgataaagacacaaaagctgcatttatgtttaattcagtgtatttacgcttactttccctgtgtagctacagctttctctacagtgaacaagataacgttattgcccgatgctggtgtatagatcaaacgttaaatctgagatagacatatatttctctctgttgtttagtttcctttactttgtatcgcagcgctgtgttgtaatactagggcttccctcatccgtcatagctgccatcaggacatataaactcttaacacagcttaatggactcgtacagtgatataaaagaccaaactcgcacctcatttgtgatgtaggttagactatataggctccaagaaagcagatactggcattaagttgatttgacgctgaacgtttgattatgatattcgcaaatttagggaccgtctctaaagttacgacattctgtattcacgtttctaccttctaccaaactcttgtagacacacatgcacatatacatattcaaacacaccccactcaaagtacatgcatatatactatttcttttttttttttttttttttacacgttcatcacacaattttttttttactttgttcattttttattttacctgatcatagattatcctgcttatacaaattttaaattaaatttagaaataaaattaactaagtagaactaattgtgtgatgaatgtgtaaaaaaaagaaaaagtatatgtgcatgtactttgagttgagtgtgtttgaatatgtgtgtgtgtgtgtgtgtgtgtgtgtgtgtgtgagagagagagagagagagagagagagagagaagggtgcatcactcttcgacctggcacctatagatgaacacttcacaggtagttttggtgattgtaaatcattctcatcaaatgctattgagctttaaattatggcatttttttgtatgatccaatacagtagtgaaatacatagcaatctttacatattacttgacagattatttggaaacactttacagtaaggttcataatgtattaactaatgtgaactatccatgagcaacacatttgttgttgtatttgttaatctttgttaaccttaataaaaatacagcagttcattgttcatgttacttcactgtgcattaactaaagttgacaaatacaactcttgattttaataatgtattagtaaatgctggaattaacattaacaaagattagtaagtgctgtagaagtgcagttcattgttcgttcatatcaactatttaatataaagtgttactttttattttaataaacatcaaaaatctaaaaggtttgcattatacctgacacctagatgaacaatttacagttggttttgtgactaagtcattctctttaaatgctattgaaggtagaaacgtgaatatataatgttgtaactttagagacagtccctaaatttgcgaatatcataatcaaacgttcagcgtcaaatcaacttaatgccagtatctgctttcttggagcctatatagtctaacctacatcacaaatgaggtgcgagtttggtcttttatatcactgtacgagtccattaagctgtgttaagagtttatatgtcctgatggcagctatgacggatgagggaagccctagtattacaacacagcgccgcgatataaagttaaggaaactaaacaacagagaaaaatatatgtctatctcagatttaacgtttgatctatacaccagcatcgggcaataacgttatcttgttcactggagagaaagctgtagctacactgggaaagtaagcgtaaatacactgaattaaacataaatgcagcttttgtgtctttatcagcttttctgcatttatactggccctgataatcatcacacattcacttaccgcttgctccatttctgtaaatctgtttttatgaatgaatgatgacttactagccgTGATCTCGtcttaaacagccgctagcggcacctgctggtgaagaagaccaacagcagatagagatgatgcatcggcactctactgctcttcctgcagttcccggatgtgaaatgttgaattttctgccgaatttgagccactgaatttgtggaagcgaatttgtaaagcgaaataaaatggactgaaaattgctagttgaattttataggttgtatttttaaacagaatgaatattttggaagtgaaatctaaaaggtgaatatgaattattgaatttttaataatgaaaatgtgtgtgaaatatttttaattgaaatattcacagcctaaatatacgaccatgttgaatttcagcccataaaaatgcaagccttaaaaatacagtgcatctaaatgcaagtacagctaatgtaatgcatatttttttcaaatagtgcaattcaacaagctttttatttcaaaaacatttggcattattttacttccatactTTTAGCTTTCAAAATGTAGTTGTGATCAAATCATATACATTTAATAGAGCAAgacagttaaaggtgccctagaatcaaaaattgaatttatcttggcatagttaaataacaagagttcagtacatggaaatgacatacattgagtttcaaaccccattgcttcctccttatataaatctcatttgtttaaaagacttccggaaaacacgcggatctcaacataacaccgactgttacgcaacagtcgggatcattaatatgtatgaccccaatatttatttatatatatatatatatatatatatatatatatatatatatatatatatatattagtgatatttgtaaattgtctttctaaatgtttcattagcctgttgctaatgtactgttaaatgtggttaaagttaccatcgtttcttactgtattcacggagacaagagctgtcgctattttcatttttaaacattttcagtCTGTAtgatgcataaacacaacttcattctttataaatctctccaacagtgtagcattagccgttagccacggagcacagaatcaaacgtaaacatcaaaataaatactttactcacataattcgaagcatgcatacagcatgcatgacgaacatcttgtaaagatccatttgagggttatattagctgtgtgaactttgtaaatgcgctgtaatatagtcgagagcttgtgtggcagggagcacgccatTTAAAGGAGCGGCGCtgacaaaatcagtgtatagttaatgatgccccaaaataggcagttaaaagaattaattaaaaaaaaatctatggggtattttgagctgaaacttcacagacacattcaggacacaccttagacttatattacatcttgtgaaaaagcattcttgggcacctttagaCTAAACTAATTCTGGATTACTACTGGAGAGCAAACTACATAACCCAAAAAATCTGTAATGTATGGTGGGGAAAAATGCTGTAGTTGTTGCTAGAACTTTATAGTAAAGCAACATTTTAGGTTTATGGATTTGACTTAAATTTACagcttaaaaaaatgacaaacaaacaaaacaacaaaaactgtATATTTTCATTGATACAATGTTAGTACAAACCTACTGATTCTGGATGACTATTAGAGAGCAAAGTTACACAACATACAGCCAGACAATGTTAATTTCAGGAAACTGTTTTGGTTTATATAAAGAACAACATTGCTAAGAGGAAAAAGTCATTGAGAAATGTATTTCTACCTTGGCATAAAGTATCCTATTACTTCTGTTCATTCCAACTTTGCTAATTAAAGAAATTTACTATAAACATTTTCTTTCAGATATTATGGATGTAAACTACATCATCTTCTAAACATATCCCttatgaaaaagaagtgcagtttgattaacatttaaacagcaggaatattagactgctgtcactttaagactaatGCACGGATTCAATTACTCCATTTATCATCTCCAGTTATCAGTTACTCggtcactttatatgatgaatagatttgatttaggcttttattcacatataaacactcaTCAACACATACATCAGTTGTGttaaatggaagctcaagcatgtttgtttgacgtgcgagaaccattgaggttcattctcgtgtgttactcATCAAGTTTAAGCTTCAGCAAGATGTTTGTTCTCGCACGCTAAGCAGGTTTGTTTGAGGTTATGCTttctgatcaatgtttatataattaaaagcctaaataaaatctgtacaTCTTATCagttgagtctcttcagaaaaacaaaaaaaattggactaaaccgctcaattaaTAGGGAATAGATTTACAATCTTTTTATGAACTATTTTAAGtctgtagctgtctatggagggacagaaattgcTTAGATTACACTAAAAATATTTTCGGCAACACTTTACTTGAaagggtgtgcataagactgacatgaccccttcataatcatgacatgacacaTGTCATTCGCTCAgttatgtcagttttaatgcaaagatgacattgtttgagatgtctgtgttatgacaacttgacattacCAAGACTACGtaacctgtcataaacatgacatagcagattaattatcaaacttaagaaactacttagctttatgggtgaacattacattacattattctggtaacactttagtatagggaacacatatataaactattaactatgacttatccctcaataaactctaatttactgcttattaatagttaattgTTAAGTTTATGTATTGgcaggattaagaatgtagaagaaggtcatgcagaatacaGCATTAATATGTTcttaataattactaataaataaccaatattttagtaatatgcatgctaatagtaataagcaactagttaaaagtgttaccattattttataacgGTGTCATCTTTTTTAAGAAACTTGATATTGTCTATTATCCGACCTTCTGTTGGTGGaaactttatatatattgaaccgtttggtgcccattgaagtttattatatggaaaaaaatcctggaatgttttcatcaaaaaccaaaatttctttttgactgaagaaagaaagatatggacatcttggatgacatgggggtgagtaaattatcagcaaaagtttatttaagagtgaattaatcctttaatactGCCttttgtaatgccttgaacatgagctggcatatgcaaatgttgggggcgtacatattaatgatcccgactgttgtgtcacagttggtgttatgttgagattcgccttttcttctgaggtcttttaaacaaatgagatttacat from Chanodichthys erythropterus isolate Z2021 chromosome 15, ASM2448905v1, whole genome shotgun sequence harbors:
- the LOC137037478 gene encoding XK-related protein 8-like — protein: MEESFPFHYYLLEYLFVLVGLLFFLLDIALDILTVVSFYQNGDYVYMAVMIFLLLGSSVLLQVFSWLWYSDCLDELETNVETFAKKHILIKPFHFLQLGVYLRYAGVIEISTKHFRQKSNSFAEGVAVYLNHDLQMLRLFEAFSESTPQLTLMMSIILQRGELELITGLKILTSAAAIASTVAMYHRSMRAFLQEKRKMSWISTGVYFLWNLLLIIPRVSALALFCTVLPCYIIAHFLSLWMLLVLGAWSQKTNLMEHSGWEWFYRATVGIIWYFSWFNISTGSIKLKTVLYYCVMGLDTLMLLGFWCWKVFEYTGCWRSLNPYIVIPILVVLYISGIILKMIYYRWFHPNCDEQKLAIPSEEQNDRQAAALNGDETDSLEASPKARAAVPAQPVTGILKRGRAMAANFYH